The following proteins are co-located in the Sphingomonas donggukensis genome:
- the rnpA gene encoding ribonuclease P protein component, with translation MPGFVLLARPRGDGDPTMRIGITVSKKVGGSVVRSRMKRRFRELARAILPEQGVAGADHVLIGRASGIERDWADLQADLVKACAKLRRPAPPRDPRP, from the coding sequence ATGCCCGGCTTCGTGCTGTTGGCGCGCCCGCGTGGCGATGGCGACCCCACAATGCGAATCGGCATAACCGTGTCGAAGAAGGTCGGCGGATCGGTCGTGCGGTCGCGCATGAAGCGCCGGTTTCGCGAACTCGCCCGCGCGATCCTGCCCGAACAGGGCGTCGCCGGCGCCGATCACGTCCTGATCGGTCGCGCGAGCGGGATCGAGCGCGACTGGGCGGACCTTCAGGCCGATCTGGTGAAGGCGTGCGCGAAGCTGCGCCGCCCTGCCCCGCCCCGCGATCCACGCCCGTGA
- the yidD gene encoding membrane protein insertion efficiency factor YidD, whose amino-acid sequence MIARLLILLARGWQLGPSLILPPSCRYNPSCSAYAIEALRRYGAAKGGWLAAKRIARCHPWGGHGHDPVP is encoded by the coding sequence GTGATCGCGCGCCTGCTGATCCTCCTCGCGCGCGGGTGGCAGCTTGGGCCGTCGCTCATCCTGCCGCCATCGTGCCGGTACAACCCGTCATGTTCGGCCTATGCAATCGAGGCGCTTCGCCGCTATGGCGCGGCCAAGGGTGGCTGGCTCGCGGCGAAGCGGATCGCGCGGTGCCACCCGTGGGGCGGACATGGCCATGATCCGGTGCCCTAG
- the rpmH gene encoding 50S ribosomal protein L34, producing MKRTFQPSNLVRARRHGFRSRMATVGGRNVIRARRARGRKKLSA from the coding sequence ATGAAGCGGACCTTTCAGCCGAGCAACCTGGTGCGTGCACGCCGTCACGGCTTCCGCTCGCGCATGGCGACGGTGGGCGGTCGCAACGTGATTCGCGCCCGCCGCGCCCGCGGTCGCAAGAAGCTGTCGGCGTAA